The nucleotide sequence attcatttTAGAAATTTCAGTAGGTattcccgaacaagttttaggttttttgaacatcgtttgaAACACATGTGGAAGTCCAAATTAGTGGACCAACGTGATCTCGATGCACCGCGTCACCTAttgcattgataaatattttttccagCTTTCAGtgccaatttccagtaagccgaTGCAGACTGAATGTGGCGCATCGGCCATCGCATTGACCCCATCGACGCGGCGTGTCAGACTGCGCATTGCTGGGTACATTTTCAGTAATTAGAACTCTGCATCTTTGAggatatttgggtcattttcccacccaTATTCAgtccccaaaatatgaaattaatcatttttaGGGCAAAATTCACTATCAACCTTCATTAgttcaagtaccaaggtatgtgaagtggttattcaagggttttcttccacccttggagttcaagaaactcttgtAAActataagttaattgatttcatagatttcatattggattttgaatgtaatcttgattatgatgttaaataGGTTTTAAATTCCATGATCCATCTCAAATTTCATTAAAACTAGTTAATTAtggattgaattatgtgaactttatgttgaactcttgaattacaTGTTGAACATAGTATCCATGatagtattacatgtttattgatatgttcAATGCCAATGCTCCCTAAGTGTTAGTCAAAATGTTTaggtgaattgactagtgaaatcTTGACGTGTTATTATGTGATTTTCATCCATTCATAAGATCATGTATATCAAGATGATAAGACTATGATTCCATAATCTGAGAAAGCATGTGAATAGACTAATGGTACTCAATATTTGGAATATCTCTCTAAAGGGATTGAGTAGGGGTAACACTAGGTCGGGAATCTAGAGGTAGACTAGAAGGTACCAATAGAACCCAGGTGGAGCAGTGAAGTGGGGAGTATGGGCCCTATACCGAGTCTGCATCCCATGAGTAGGGCAAACTTCCTCTGTATTTCCCCCAGTTGGGATGGAGGTTCCAGCTGATTTCCTATGACTGTCAGATCCTTATGGAGGcaaaatttgaaatatgagtaagccatgagttagagaagtttcataataACTAGGCTCTCTGTAATGAAATAGAACGCAAAGAGGGGAAACATTCCCAAATGACTTGTAGCCCCTCCTTGTAAGTGTGGTGCGTcaaatacccataaaagagactctatccAACACTAGTTTATGGATACCCGGGGACCCTAAACCGTACACTAATACCAAGCTGGTCATAACAAGAATTGGACCCTGTCCATGATGGGCATCCTAAACCAACCAGGGCCTATGATGAACCCATTATCCTTACCTCAAGAggatgaaaataataagaaagtgTAGAAGCTAATCACTAGAATAAAAAGAGAGTTTAATAAGCAAAAGATCAAGTCTATGATGCAAGATTTAAATCCATAAAGTAACAACCCAACACTGGTCCACAAAGCATTTAATCCAAAGAATACTAACCAAGTCGGGACATGACCTTGTCtatgccaaaaaaaaaaacaaaagtacTGAAAAGAGTAAAAGACAACTAAAGAAAACCAGGCCTTTTCGAAAGGGATAGCTTACAATTTTACCAACTGTATAATTAGGGTATCAAACCACCTAAGTCTGCACAAAATCACAAGAATAGAAGAAAAGCCCTCAGAACCTACATCATTAAAAAATGTAGCATTCAGGAAGGATCAATACGGTGAGTACTGACATGCAACctaagaaaagggataaaacataTGCATTTCCAAAAACTAGTCATAAATCNNNNNNNNNNNNNNNNNNNNNNNNNNNNNNNNNNNNNNNNNNNNNNNNNNNNNNNNNNNNNNNNNNNNNNNNNNNNNNNNNNNNNNNNNNNNNNNNNNNNNNNNNNNNNNNNNNNNNNNNNNNNNNNNNNNNNNNNNNNNNNNNNNNNNNNNNNNNNNNNNNNNNNNNNNNNNNNNNNNNNNNNNNNNNNNNNNNNNNNNNNNNNNNNNNNNNNNNNNNNNNNNNNNNNNNNNNNNNNNNNNNNNNNNNNNNNNNNNNNNNNNNNNNNNNNNNNNNNNNNNNNNNNNNNNNNNNNNNNNNNNNNNNNNNNNNNNNNNNNNNNNNNNNNNNNNNNNNNNNNNNNNNNNNNNNNNNNNNNNNNNNNNNNNNNNNNNNNNNNNNNNNNNNNNNNNNNNNNNNNNNNNNNNNNNNNNNNNNNNNNNNNNNNNNNNNNNNNNNNNNNNNNNNNNNNNNNNNNNNNNNNNNNNNNNNNNNNNNNNNNNNNNNNNNNNNNNNNNNNNNNNNNNNNNNNNNNNNNNNNNNNNNNNNNNNNNNNNNNNNNNNNNNNNNNNNNNNNNNNNNNNNNNNNNNNNNNNNNNNNNNNNNNNNNNNNNNNNNNNNNNNNNNNNNNNNNNNNNNNNNNNNNNNNNNNNNNNNNNNNNNNNNNNNNNNNNNNNNNNNNNNNNNNNNNNNNNNNNNNNNNNNNNNNNNNNNNNNNNNNNNNNNNNNNNNNNNNNNNNNNNNNNNNNNNNNNNNNNNNNNNNNNNNNNNNNNNNNNNNNNNNNNNNNNNNNNNNNNNNNNNNNNNNNNNNNNNNNNNNNNNNNNNNNNNNNNNNNNNNNNNNNNNNNNNNNNNNNNNNNNNNNNNNNNNNNNNNNNNNNNNNNNNNNNNNNNNNNNNNNNNNNNNNNNNNNNNNNNNNNNNNNNNNNNNNNNNNNNNNNNNNNNNNNNNNNNNNNNNNNNNNNNNNNNNNNNNNNNNNNNNNNNNNNNNNNNNNNNNNNNNNNNNNNNNNNNNNNNNNNNNNNNNNNNNNNNNNNNNNNNNNNNNNNNNNNNNNNNNNNNNNNNNNNNNNNNNNNNNNNNNNNNNNNNNNNNNNNNNNNNNNNNNNNNNNNNNNNNNNNNNNNNNNNNNNNNNNNNNNNNNNNNNNNNNNNNNNNNNNNNNNNNNNNNNNNNNNNNNNNNNNNNNNNNNNNNNNNNNNNNNNNNNNNNNNNNNNNNNNNNNNNNNNNNNNNNNNNNNNNNNNNNNNNNNNNNNNNNNNNNNNNNNNNNNNNNNNNNNNNNNNNNNNNNNNNNNNNNNNNNNNNNNNNNNNNNNNNNNNNNNNNNNNNNNNNNNNNNNNNNNNNNNNNNNNNNNNNNNNNNNNNNNNNNNNNNNNNNNNNNNNNNNNNNNNNNNNNNNNNNNNNNNNNNNNNNNNNNNNNNNNNNNNNNNNNNNNNNNNNNNNNNNNNNNNNNNNNNNNNNNNNNNNNNNNNNNNNNNNNNNNNNNNNNNNNNNNNNNNNNNNNNNNNNNNNNNNNNNNNNNNNNNNNNNNNNNNNNNNNNNNNNNNNNNNNNNNNNNNNNNNNNNNNNNNNNNNNNNNNNNNNNNNNNNNNNNNNNNNNNNNNNNNNNNNNNNNNNNNNNNNNNNNNNNNNNNNNNNNNNNNNNNNNNNNNNNNNNNNNNNNNNNNNNNNNNNNNNNNNNNNNNNNNNNNNNNNNNNNNNNNNNNNNNNNNNNNNNNNNNNNNNNNNNNNNNNNNNNNNNNNNNNNNNNNNNNNNNNNNNNNNNNNNNNNNNNNNNNNNNNNNNNNNNNNNNNNNNNNNNNNNNNNNNNNNNNNNNNNNNNNNNNNNNNNNNNNNNNNNNNNNNNNNNNNNNNNNNNNNNNNNNNNNNNNNNNNNNNNNNNNNNNNNNNNNNNNNNNNNNNNNNNNNNNNNNNNNNNNNNNNNNNNNNNNNNNNNNNNNNNNNNNNNNNNNNNNNNNNNNNNNNNNNNNNNNNNNNNNNNNNNNNNNNNNNNNNNNNNNNNNNNNNNNNNNNNNNNNNNNNNNNNNNNNNNNNNNNNNNNNNNNNNNNNNNNNNNNNNNNNNNNNNNNNNNNNNNNNNNNNNNNNNNNNNNNNNNNNNNNNNNNNNNNNNNNNNNNNNNNNNNNNNNNNNNNNNNNNNNNNNNNNNNNNNNNNNNNNNNNNNNNNNNNNNNNNNNNNNNNNNNNNNNNNNNNNNNNNNNNNNNNNNNNNNNNNNNNNNNNNNNNNNNNNNNNNNNNNNNNNNNNNNNNNNNNNNNNNNNNNNNNNNNNNNNNNNNNNNNNNNNNNNNNNNNNNNNNNNNNNNNNNNNNNNNNNNNNNNNNNNNNNNNNNNNNNNNNNNNNNNNNNNNNNNNNNNNNNNNNNNNNNNNNNNNNNNNNNNNNNNNNNNNNNNNNNNNNNNNNNNNNNNNNNNNNNNNNNNNNNNNNNNNNNNNNNNNNNNNNNNNNNNNNNNNNNNNNNNNNNNNNNNNNNNNNNNNNNNNNNNNNNNNNNNNNNNNNNNNNNNNNNNNNNNNNNNNNNNNNNNNNNNNNNNNNNNNNNNNNNNNNNNNNNNNNNNNNNNNNNNNNNNNNNNNNNNNNNNNNNNNNNNNNNNNNNNNNNNNNNNNNNNNNNNNNNNNNNNNNNNNNNNNNNNNNNNNNNNNNNNNNNNNNNNNNNNNNNNNNNNNNNNNNNNNNNNNNNNNNNNNNNNNNNNNNNNNNNNNNNNNNNNNNNNNNNNNNNNNNNNNNNNNNNNNNNNNNNNNNNNNNNNNNNNNNNNNNNNNNNNNNNNNNNNNNNNNNNNNNNNNNNNNNNNNNNNNNNNNNNNNNNNNNNNNNNNNNNNNNNNNNNNNNNNNNNNNNNNNNNNNNNNNNNNNNNNNNNNNNNNNNNNNNNNNNNNNNNNNNNNNNNNNNNNNNNNNNNNNNNNNNNNNNNNNNNNNNNNNNNNNNNNNNNNNNNNNNNNNNNNNNNNNNNNNNNNNNNNNNNNNNNNNNNNNNNNNNNNNNNNNNNNNNNNNNNNNNNNNNNNNNNNNNNNNNNNNNNNNaagaaaagggataaaacataTGCATTTCCAAAAACTAGTCATAAATCGCATGCATAACAATTATATGTATCATAGGATGTTGGAATAGGGGCAAGGGTCATGATCCATGATCGTTTAAAATATTAATCCTGAACTATATAGCTCGTACCAACCTCCAAatacccacgggatatatgggtcccgctccccctactgaaagggcccagttcatgttagctatatgtATCgagaaatttactaaagaaaccAACGGGATAACCATCCAATTATATATACTGTGTAAATCATACACAGTCGTCATAGACCCCTAATGATGGAAACCGTGATTTCCAATGTTGGTCCCTCCGGGACTATACCTTcttggtgagctacacaattttctttaagcccaaattaaatagttttatatGTAAAATCAATCATGAAGTCTTTTATTAAAGCATTTTCGAATttatatcgtcataccaatagacttgcaagctattTTAGTtataccaaaccataaccatttaaccaattaaatctaaattttggtttaaaatccaaaaccatagctCCTAAGAGAATTCCAAAACCTCTTTACCTTTTTACCATTTAATGTCATGCAATATTTTAAAGGATGAGTTAAATCCTTATCAAGAACCAAATTATGACATGGGTTAGGGTTCATGTCATTACCATCACACAAATTTCATAAACAATGTGAGAAAAATCAAATTATCAATTCCACCATTATCATGAGAAACAAATTCAGTTTGAAATCcatcatttaaaccatgaataaatcatttaaaataaggaaaagtaaTGTAAGTGTTCAACAATCAAAAATCCCCAATTCTCGTTTAAATCAAATATTCTAGAACACATAAATTACTAATAAATTAATGCAATATTAAAAATATGTAGTTTCCAACATGCTTTTTTACCGaataaatttgagagaaatttagAATTTAGAGCCCAAagaattgaattcttgagaaattcTTGATTTGCTCCTCTTGAAAGTTGAAAAGGGGAAGAACAATAATGAAAGTTGAAAAGAGTGATGTTTGTAGGGATAGAAGACTCTTGTAATTGGAACAATGACAAGTGGCAAGGCACTTGTCCAAATTCATACGTGCAAAAGGTCATTTAGTGTATGGGTTGTCAAATGTTTGTTAATTTTCTAACATTATGACAGGTGTGTTACGTGCAAAATGCCATTTGGTGTATGTGTTATCAAGTGTTTGTTAATTTTCTAACACTATGACAAGTGGCTTACATGCAAAAAGGCATTTGGTGTATACGTTGTCAAGTGTTTGTTATCATTTGATATACAATATGCTTTTCTAACATTATGACAAGTGGCTTGAACAAGTAAACTCTTTTATGCAAAAGGTCATCTGTGGTATGTGTTGTCAAGTTTAACATCTTGCACAAGTAAACTTTTACATGCAAAAGACCATCTGTCATATGTGTTATTATgtgtagtatatatatgtgtgtactTCAAAAGAATTTCttaagaaatcaaaagaaaaatatcgGATCATATTAAATAAgtcttttctatttaattaagaaaatacataaataagaaaaattaattaatcttaGCAAGTCGATgaagaatctaaaagaaaatataatatcacTAGAAGAAAATAACCATCACACAAATTGCAGAAGAGTGACGATATGTAGGAGCAGGTTAGTCTATAATGATTACCAATTATTATTCAATCATTATTAAATGGTGAACTAACAAAGAAGGCTTTTGTtcataaaattgatgaaaagagtGTAATATTTGTAGTGGTAGAAAGCTCTTGTAATTAGATCTATGACAAGTGGCAAGCCATTTGTCCACATTCTTACATGCAAAAGGTCATTTGGTGTATGTCCTGTCAggtgttttttaaattttctagCACTGTGATAAGTGGATTACATGCCAAAAGCCATTTGGTGTGTGTGTTGGCAAGTCTTTGTTAATTTTCTAACACTATGACAAGTGGATTACATGCAAAAAGCCATTTGTTGTATGTGTTGTCAAGTATTTGttattaattgaaattaaaaaagttacttttttaatattattacaaATGGCTTGAACAAATAAACTCTTACATGCAAAAGGCCATCTGTTGTATGTGTTGTCAAGTGTGGCTGCTTGGACAAGTAAACTTTTACATGCAAAAGGCCATCTGTTGTATGTGTTTTAACTGTAGTATATATATGCGTGTATGTAGAATTTTTTAAGAACTGAAAATAAAAACAATGGATCTTAAGCTTGATTTTTGTGTTCTCTCCCTAATTTTACTGGTAATTTAATATTCTTTCTCCTCCTTAAATACAGACCAGTTTGGAGTAATCATTTGATTAACTTATTGGTActaattactatatatatatattgcttacCTCATAATATGACAGGTTGCTTATGGAACAGAAGCTAGGAAGAATGCTCAAGGAAATTTCAAATCTTCATTTATTTCTCAAGACAATCATCAACAAGCATTAAAAATGATTTACGGTTCTGAAAACCCAtttcattattataaatataaacaaGAAGCTGAAGACAAACATCAGTTTTCTAGTTCGagaaactttttattttattctcataAGAAACAAGAGATTTCCAGTtcgaaaaactttttattttatttatataaaaaacaGGAGGTTTCCGGTTCAAAaaactttttgttttatttacctAAAGAACAGGGAAATGATGAGCAATTGGAAACATTGAAGGAATATATCCATTCATCATCCCATATAGATCCTTCTCTAGCATCACTTTACTTCCTTATAGATGATCTAAAAATAGGAAAAACCATAAAAGATTTCTCCTTTCCAAGTCGTTCTTCTCTACCATTCTTTCCCAAAGAAGCAGCCGATTCCATTCCATTTTCATTAAAGGAACTTCCAAACCTTCTTCAACGTTTCTCCTTGTCTAAAGACTCTCCACAAGCAAAAGCCATGGAAGATGCATTAAGAGTATGTGAATTTAATTCATCCATAAAGGGAGAGACGAAATACTGTGCAACATCCGCAGAGGCAATGCTCAATTTTGTTCAAGAAATCTTGGGAGAGAGAACCCAAATAAAAGCGATGTCCACCACAACTCATTCCCCAAAGGACTCAAATAGTGCCTTGCAAAACTATACTATTTTGGATTCTCCAAAAGAAGTTGTCGTTCCTAAGATGGTGGCATGTCATATCATGTCTTGCGCTTACACGGTTTTCTATTGTCATCCCTCAGTTAGCACTGAAAGAAAGATGTTCAAGGTTCCACTGGGGAATGAAGAAAATGGTGATAGAGTGGAAGCAATTGTTGTATGTCACTTGAATACCTCTGACTGGAGTCCATCTCATTTTTCTTTCCAAGTTCTTGGTATATTACCAGGAGCATCACCTGTCTGTCACTTCTTACCATCAAGTAATGATTTAGTGTGGGTTCCAAAAACAATTGTCACTTGAAATAAAATGCTTTGAA is from Capsicum annuum cultivar UCD-10X-F1 chromosome 5, UCD10Xv1.1, whole genome shotgun sequence and encodes:
- the LOC124898724 gene encoding BURP domain protein USPL1-like; this encodes MDLKLDFCVLSLILLVAYGTEARKNAQGNFKSSFISQDNHQQALKMIYGSENPFHYYKYKQEAEDKHQFSSSRNFLFYSHKKQEISSSKNFLFYLYKKQEVSGSKNFLFYLPKEQGNDEQLETLKEYIHSSSHIDPSLASLYFLIDDLKIGKTIKDFSFPSRSSLPFFPKEAADSIPFSLKELPNLLQRFSLSKDSPQAKAMEDALRVCEFNSSIKGETKYCATSAEAMLNFVQEILGERTQIKAMSTTTHSPKDSNSALQNYTILDSPKEVVVPKMVACHIMSCAYTVFYCHPSVSTERKMFKVPLGNEENGDRVEAIVVCHLNTSDWSPSHFSFQVLGILPGASPVCHFLPSSNDLVWVPKTIVT